TTGGTTTTTAGAAGCATTTCATCTTTAACACCTGAGAAGAAGATATCATAGACCATCACCAATATGGGAATTAGCATGATGGCAGAAAATGTGACCATGATTTGAGTTGCAAAGGATGTATTCTTTAAAATTCTCAACATAAATAATACCCCCTAAGCGTGTGAATTCAGACAATTCACACGCAGCTGTCTAATAACAAACAAGAGGAAACGGGTGTTAGGAAGGGCTTAGATTCAAGGATTTGCCGGGTTCTTATTGGCGATAAAATACGGCCCAGGTGTGTGGGCGGCAGATTCACTGTCTGAAAACATACAAAACCATCAAAAAAAGGCCTAAAAATATTGGCACAAAAATTGCACTGAATATCTTGTGTATTTAAATAATAGAGCGAATAAGTTCTAGGTTTGGGGGGCAATTTGATGACCATGGATCAATTCAGTGAGTGGGTTCAAAGTGTTTTTGATTCCTGCAATATTCATAATGAGCTTGAAACGAGGGAACTAATCATAGAGGTCATGAGAAAATTCCATTCCTTATACAAAAGTATTTGATAATTTGGCAGCTTACTTAAACTATGAAAGGTGGAATCGGCGTGAGAAGTGTCGTGTTGAATGAATATTCAAATTCAAGTGTGAAAATGATCCGGGAATCTGGAGATCAATCCAGCCCTATTTGGTTATTAGTGAATTCTAGGTATCCCAATGATGTCTTCGACATTTGGACGCCAATATTATATGAGATTCAAGATCGGGTATATCGTAAGCTGCATGGGAGAATTGATAGGGGAAGAATCTATATCATGTATGCTTCCAGCAATATTGGCAGAGTTTCCATTCCCTCAAAACCTTTGCCTGCAGAAGCTGCAACGGAAATTGTTGAATTAAGAAAAAGCGTGCTCCAACACCAGCCTAAACTGCTGATTACCTTTGGGACGATTACGAACGAGTTAGTACGGCGTGTCTTTGATCAGCAGGCAGAGGATGGTCCCAACTACTGGAAGACTACAAACCTGGAAGATGAATTCCAACGATCCATCATGAATTTTGATATTAACCGAACCAATTGGATACCTCTGATTCGCAAGGTAAAGGGCAGGAAAAGCCTGCAAGATTGGGAAGAAAGTGAACGTTATTTTCGTGAGGCGGCAATAAATATTGCTGATAAAATAATCGAACACAAAGATAGTCTAAATCTTTGGATTTAAAAGAAGGGGTGATTTAAATGAAATGCTTTTGGGATTTTCTGGTTTTCTTTGGTCATTGGCTTTGGCACACGGATGATTTAACACTGGAGGAAAGCTAATTAACGGTTCTTGTCATAACTTAATTTGGTACTTCTGAGCCCTATATAAAAGTGCAGACCTAGTTAGCCCTAAAAGTTGAGCCGCTTTGGTTTGATTGCCGGTACTTTTTTCAAGTGCTTTAAGAATCAACTCTTTCTCCACATTATCAAAGGAGATGCCCTGATCAGGAAAGTTGAGAATCAAACCTTGAGCGGCAGTGTTTTCTTTCTTTTGAATTTCATTCGGTAAATGATGGACTTTAATGTCATTACCTTGAGATAGGATAATAGCTCGTTCAATAACGTTCTGTAACTCACGGATATTCCCCGGCCACTCGTAGGTCATTAACTTTTCCATTGTTTCGGGAGAAATCAGCTGTTCTTGAGAAGGGTTGAATTTTTGCAGGAAGTGCATGGTCAGCAAAGGGATGTCTTCTATTCTCTGCCTTAAGGGAGGGACATGAATCGGCAATACATTTAAGCGATAATACAGGTCCTCGCGAAACGTCCCTTTTTTGACACAATCTAAAGGATCTCGATTGGTAGCCGCAATGACCCGGACGTCGATTTTAATACTTTCGGTGCCTCCGACCCTCTCAAACTGCCGGTCTTGAAGTACCCGCAGCAATTTTACCTGCATCGACGGCGGCATTTCCGTGACCTCATCCAGGAATAAGGTTCCTTTATCCGCCAATTCAAAACGACCGATTTTCCGAACCACGGCACCGGTGAAAGCACCTTTTTCATGACCAAATAACTCACTTTCCAATAATGACTCCGGCAGTGCTGCGCAATTAATGGGCACAAATGGTTTGTCCCTGCGGTAGCTCAGGTTGTGAATGGAAAGAGCCGTAACTTCTTTACCTGTCCCGCTTTCACCGGTAATTAATACCGTAGCATTGCTGTCGGCTACTTTTTCCACAAGAGTGTTAACATCCTGAATGGCAGGACTATTGCCTAAAATCCGCCCATGTTGTTTGTTTAGTTCAGATCGTAAAAAAACCACTTCTTCCCGTAAACGACTAACCATTAAAGCTTGTTTGATGATTATTTTAAGTTCGTTAAGATCAAAGGGT
This Desulfosporosinus orientis DSM 765 DNA region includes the following protein-coding sequences:
- a CDS encoding sigma-54-dependent transcriptional regulator, which translates into the protein MNKLLVIDDEEHLCWALDKGLRQEGYQVLTTTQGKKGLELIQNETPSLVILDLKMPGMDGLELLVKARDLIPKLPVIIITAHGSIDTAIEAMKLGATDYITKPFDLNELKIIIKQALMVSRLREEVVFLRSELNKQHGRILGNSPAIQDVNTLVEKVADSNATVLITGESGTGKEVTALSIHNLSYRRDKPFVPINCAALPESLLESELFGHEKGAFTGAVVRKIGRFELADKGTLFLDEVTEMPPSMQVKLLRVLQDRQFERVGGTESIKIDVRVIAATNRDPLDCVKKGTFREDLYYRLNVLPIHVPPLRQRIEDIPLLTMHFLQKFNPSQEQLISPETMEKLMTYEWPGNIRELQNVIERAIILSQGNDIKVHHLPNEIQKKENTAAQGLILNFPDQGISFDNVEKELILKALEKSTGNQTKAAQLLGLTRSALLYRAQKYQIKL